In Flavobacterium sp. N3904, one DNA window encodes the following:
- a CDS encoding T9SS sorting signal type C domain-containing protein — MKKILLLISALFLIAQISFGKVASNYAKMGLQRNYISLNVVPGIVDVSAGFLVNEMSSIKKSAPNFAFFANNNTIKVSEPSNPFFKIPNAKNIAAVEKNRVWLNLTNAGGAFKQLLVGYITGATNHWDKLYDAISFDANMYIDFYSINDGKKLVIQGRALPFTNADEVPLGYRTIIEGTFEISISQVDGVLVNQDVFIEDKNSGVFHNLKNGPYSFTTMTGTFNDRFVLVYVDKTVVEVPPVVVVPPVVADPIVDVPVVNPIVTDPIVEVPPVVTVPPVVPDPIVDLPVVTDPIVEVPPVVAVPPVVPDPIVDVPVVTDPIVEVPPVVAVPPVVPDPIVDVPVVTDPIVEVPPVVAVPPVVPDPIVDLPVVTDPIVEVPPVVAVPPVVPDPIVDVPVVTDPIVEVPPVVAVPPVVPDPIVDVPVVIEPIVELPVVIDPIVELPVVTDPIVDVPVVIDPIVELPVVIDPIVELPVVTNPIVDAPVVKDPIVEVPVIDNPFVTESVVATPIVFEIKQNRFDSHSKPVIVSVNDHQIKVNSTNEKIDKIMVYNLGGRQLYEVAAINSTEFVIPNVESSNKFLIIRTLLTNGKGFVNKIVF, encoded by the coding sequence ATGAAAAAAATTCTACTTTTAATCAGTGCACTTTTTTTGATTGCGCAAATTTCTTTCGGGAAAGTAGCAAGCAATTATGCAAAAATGGGTTTGCAACGAAATTATATTTCGCTTAACGTTGTTCCTGGAATTGTCGATGTTTCTGCTGGATTTCTAGTAAATGAGATGTCTTCAATAAAAAAATCGGCTCCGAATTTTGCCTTTTTTGCAAACAACAATACTATCAAAGTTTCGGAGCCAAGCAATCCGTTTTTTAAAATACCCAACGCTAAGAATATTGCTGCAGTTGAGAAAAACAGAGTTTGGCTGAACTTAACCAATGCAGGAGGAGCTTTCAAACAATTGTTGGTTGGTTATATTACGGGGGCAACCAATCATTGGGATAAATTGTATGATGCAATAAGTTTTGATGCCAATATGTACATTGATTTTTATAGTATAAACGATGGAAAAAAACTGGTTATTCAGGGTCGTGCTTTGCCTTTTACCAATGCAGACGAAGTTCCATTAGGCTATAGAACGATTATAGAGGGTACTTTTGAGATTAGTATTAGTCAAGTAGATGGAGTTTTGGTCAACCAAGATGTATTTATTGAAGATAAAAATTCAGGAGTTTTTCATAATTTAAAAAATGGCCCGTACAGTTTTACAACTATGACAGGGACTTTTAATGACCGTTTTGTACTAGTTTATGTTGACAAAACTGTAGTAGAAGTACCTCCAGTAGTTGTCGTGCCTCCAGTTGTAGCGGACCCAATTGTAGATGTACCAGTTGTCAATCCAATTGTAACAGACCCAATTGTAGAAGTCCCCCCAGTAGTTACCGTTCCTCCAGTTGTACCTGATCCAATTGTAGACTTACCAGTTGTAACAGACCCAATTGTAGAAGTGCCGCCAGTAGTTGCCGTTCCTCCAGTTGTACCTGATCCAATTGTAGATGTACCAGTTGTAACAGACCCAATTGTAGAAGTGCCGCCAGTAGTTGCCGTTCCTCCAGTTGTACCTGATCCAATTGTAGATGTACCAGTTGTAACAGACCCAATTGTAGAAGTGCCGCCAGTAGTTGCCGTTCCTCCAGTTGTACCTGATCCAATTGTAGACTTACCAGTTGTAACAGACCCAATTGTAGAAGTGCCGCCAGTAGTTGCCGTTCCTCCAGTTGTACCTGATCCAATTGTAGATGTACCAGTTGTAACAGACCCAATTGTAGAAGTGCCGCCAGTAGTTGCCGTTCCTCCAGTTGTACCTGATCCAATTGTAGATGTACCAGTCGTAATAGAACCAATTGTAGAATTACCTGTAGTTATCGATCCAATTGTAGAATTGCCCGTAGTTACCGACCCAATTGTAGATGTACCAGTCGTAATAGACCCAATTGTAGAATTACCAGTCGTAATTGATCCAATTGTAGAATTACCTGTAGTTACCAACCCAATTGTGGATGCACCAGTTGTAAAAGACCCAATTGTAGAGGTGCCAGTTATTGATAATCCATTCGTAACTGAATCAGTGGTCGCTACTCCAATTGTTTTTGAAATAAAACAAAACCGTTTTGATTCACATTCAAAACCAGTGATTGTTTCTGTCAATGATCATCAAATAAAAGTGAACTCAACAAATGAAAAAATTGATAAGATAATGGTATATAACTTGGGAGGAAGACAACTTTATGAAGTTGCTGCTATAAATAGTACCGAATTTGTAATACCAAATGTAGAATCAAGCAATAAATTCTTAATAATTAGAACATTGCTTACCAATGGGAAAGGTTTTGTTAATAAAATCGTTTTTTAG